One Glycine max cultivar Williams 82 chromosome 1, Glycine_max_v4.0, whole genome shotgun sequence genomic window, tgaacaaatgacaagagttatacaataaagaTAATTAGAGTGTTCtcaaacatttaaatttaaatttgtttctaaatgcCTAGAACTAGCATAGGtctctaattaattaagaaaataaatttatgtattaGGAAATTTACATTTTAGGAACTAGCATAACAtcctattttttactttataggAATTTATGTTTTAggaaatttaatatttcttaaaatattacttatttgattttaaagaaTTATTATCAAGAGAAATTACgagtaattcttttaaaatattttattgtatgaAGTGTGTAATATTTAGACTATGTGTTATGATTACATCTAATATGTTTTAGTAATTCAATTGTTAATTATTCTCGGCCTAGAATGAGAAGATATTAGTTTTGGGCCTACAAAATCAAAAGTTGAAAAGGGCATGAATAAGGGGGATTTGCTAGGGGCACCCAGTAGAATTGTTAGTGCACCCAgcaaattttcaaaatcccaaaaatgccCTTCATGCTTTTTTGCAAACTTGTTCCGTTGACAAGGGCGGAAGAATTCTTCCGTAGGACTccacggaagaaccttcttccgcagTTGACATTATAActgcggaagaaggttcttccatgGAGTCCCACGGAAGAATTCTTTCGCCACTGTCAACTGCAGAAGAAttgcggaagaaccttcttccgtggGACTccacggaagaacttcttccgcaAGACTCAAccgaagaaggttcttccgtggGTTActtagttaaattattttgttaattttaagattattttgtactagttaaatgattttttcctCTGAGAAGTTGACTAATGGCCGATTCTTCTACGCACCGCATGATATGTGTCGGTCACATTTTTCCTCAAATTTTTTACAGTAAAATTCATTTTGGACTCCTCGTTCTTCACAGTTTCACACACTCCAGTCACACACTTCTTCCTCTCTCCATTTCTCTAACTCTGACCATGCAATTAGCGTTGGTCTCATTGCATTCTATGTAGAAATGACAAACAAGGCCAAAGGAAAAGGCAAGGAGGTCACTGGAAAAGGTTCTGCCAGCAAGCGCAAGGGCGCCTTCGACGACGACAAGACCGGTGGCGGCCGAAAGAGAAACAAGTGAGGTGTCCTTCAGTTTTTTTTGACGACGAATTAAATGCCGCGCCAAAAAGGATGGACATGCCAGATAAGGGCCAGAGTAGCAGGCCACGTGTCGTCCCTAAAGAGGAAATGTTGGCCCGAAACtaatttttttgagttttgggcCTTCTGTTGCAGGCCCTTTTCGAATGAACTGGTGTttgctgttattttttttggattcgttGACGTGCAAACATGAGGCAAGCCACCTTTGGAGAGTCTCACGGCTTTcccagataatttaaaaaaaaaaccccgaACAGGGGTATTTAGGCAATTTTACATGGCCCGAAACCaacttttttgagttttgggcCTTCTGTTGCAGGCCCTTTTCGATTGAACCGGTgtctattgttattttttttttattcgttgACGTGCAAACATGAGACAGGCCACCTTTGGAGAGTCTCACGGCTTTcccagataatttaaaaaaatccccGAACAGGGGTACATAGGCAAGTTTACATGGCCCGAAACTaacttttttgagttttgggcCTTCCGTTGCAGGCCCTTTTCGCGAATAAACCAGTGTctgctgttatttttttttattcgttgACGTGCAAACATGAGACAGACCACCTTTGGAGAGTCTCACGGCTTTcccagataattttaaaaaaacttcgaACAGGGGTACTTAGGCAAATTTACATGGCCCGAAACTaacttttttgagttttgggcCTTCCGTTGCAGGCCCTGTTTGAATGAACCGGTGTctcctgttattttttttttgattcgTTGACGTGCAAACATGAGACATACCACCTTTGGAGAGTCTCACGACTTTcctagataattttaaaaaatccccGAACAAGGGTACTTAGGCAACTTTACATGGCCTGAAACCAAATTTTCTGAGTTTTGGGACTTCCTTCTGCTGACTCTTCCACACAAGGTTTGATGAAATAAGCAGTTCTGTGAACTGGGTTTGATGTTACACAATAGTTAATGACGTCAGACAACAATGACTGACGTGACCCAACAGTGAACGACGTGACAGGAGGTTGCTTTAGTTTTATGCTTCACAATGTAAAATAGTCACGGGTCTGGTAAAAGTGAAGTCATGTGCCTGGCTGGGCCATCTATATAAATGACAGATGGGGATGTCCATGGTACTCAACAGCAACTGGTATTCAGagtttgtcaaattaattttcgATAAATAATGGCATTCTTAGGAGAGACTTCGTCCCAGACGATCGTGAATTCGAGGTTGgcattcatttttccaaatggaacCGTCATTCACAACGAGTGTGgggtttattttcaaagttctaCTCCAGTGCCCATGTGAGTACCAAACCTATGCGATTTTTCAACTCTCAAAAGCAGAATACACAACAGCCTTCAGCTAAACAACAATCAAGTTGTGGATGAAATTCATTACTGGCGACCAGTGGAAGATACAGGTAACAACATTCGCTTTGAAagtatgcaattgaaaaatgacatGGATGTGAACACCATGTTAATGTataatgatcaattttcatTTGTTGGACCGATTGAGTTGTTATGTACCGTTGGTAGAACAACAGATGCaattttaaacttacttgaacgccCTAGCATCCCTACACATGATGCGGTTTTGTATTACAAAGGAAGGTGGAACATGCCATGCCAAAACAACTTTGTGGGTTACGCGTTCACCGgaataaatccaaaaaaaattgatattccaAAAGGATGTAGCATAGATcaactgaaggatttgatcaaaCAAGTAGCACCAAAAGGGAATCCTCCTCATGGGATTCACGAATCCCAAGTTGTAAGGTGTTTGTTTTATCGACAACCTAGTCATTTGGAGTATTCTGAGAAAgttttagaatttgaaattattgagctGAAATGTGACGACGACGTGCTAAAGGTGCTGGTAGAATCCAATTACTGGAAACAATTTgtgccaatagaaattttggctCTCTTTAGTAAAGTGGTTATGGAAAATGAGGACAATGTGGTTACGTCTTTGCGTGATTGAATGCTAGTTAAATGTTAGGCTGTTTCGTGCAAATTAAATTTGTGTCCATGATGTTCTAGTCGATGTAATATGTCTTAGTGTGTCAATTTGTTATGTTTGTGACCCGTTTGTAATGTGTAGTATGTATCAAAAAGgaataaaagttttattatcaacttttatcaaaaaaaattataaggagttacaaagagaaaaaaaagtgcaaACAATACTTTTATCCACTACATTACAAGCAATTGAAAAGGAATTACAGAACCAAAAagcaattaaaatttgtaacttattttgtccaataaattacatttaattaaaatttctaacttattttttttttaaatttgtaacttatgttTTGAAatctctaacttatttttttaaatttctaacatatttttttgaaatttgtaacttattgttgattaaattatataataattttaagtaaaaattaaaatttgtaacttattttgtccaatcaattacatttaattaaaatttctaacttatttttttaaaaatttggaacttattttttgaaatctctaacttatttttttaaatttttaacttatttttttgaaatttgtaacttattgttgattaaattatataataattttaagtaaaaattaaaatttgtaacttattttgtccaatcaattacatttaattaaaatttataacttatttgtttcaatcaattaaaatttgtaacttatttcttttgaaatttctaacttatttttttaaatctctaacttatttattaaaaatttgtaacttattttttttaaaatttctaacttaatgttgtttaaattatataataaattttagtataaattaaaatttctaacttattttgtccattaaattaaaatttctaacttatttgtttcaatcaattaaaatttctaacttatttgtttcaatcaattaaaatttggaatttatttgtttcaatgactaacttatttttttaaaatttctaacttattattttaaatttctaacttatttttttaaaatttctaacttattattttaaatttctaacttatttatttaaaatttgtaacttatttttttgaaatttctaacttattgttgtttaaattatataataacttttTGTCCATTCAATtgcattcaattaaaatttctaacttattttgtcCATTCAATtgcattcaattaaaatttctaacttatttgttttaatcaattaaaatttctaacttatttgtttcaatcaattaaaatttggaacttatttgtttcaatgactaacttatttttttaaaatttctaacttattattttaaatttctaacttatttatttaaaatttgtaacttatttttttgaaatttctaacttattgttgtttaaattatatattaatttttagtataaattaaaatttctaacttattttgtccattcaattaaaatttctaacttatttgtttcaatcaattaaaatttgaaacttatttgtttcaatgacaaacttattttttttaaatttctaacttattattttaaatttctaacttatttatttaaaatttgtaacttatttttttgaaatttttaacttattttatccaatcaattacatttaattaaaatttctaacttatttgtttcaatcaattaaaatttctaacttatttttttaaaatttctaacttactttttaaaatgtctaacttattttttaaaatttgtaacttatttttaaaaatttctaacttatatttatcacatacataaacaaatactaaaattaacaatttaagtaaaaagataatttaaatacataaagaAATAGAGACATTATCTAAGTCAATGTGttttaacaaatacaaaaacaaatactaaaatttaaatacataaacaaatacaataaaaaagataaatcctAATCTATGCGGGGTCTCTATCGCGGCCTAAGACTATCATCTGGGTTGTCATCTCTAGCTATCCTCAGAAAAAGATCCATGATATCATATAAGTCAGTCTCTGCAGTCACCATCCTGAGGTTGATGACACGCTCCAAATGCTCAGCAATCCTTCCCATCCTGACACATGTTGTGCAATCAACCTGTCTTAGTGAAAATAACAAGTCagtatgaatttataaaaaataattaagttaacaAAAAGTACACAGCTTACACAAAATGCGTAGGGGGATCTGACGAAGTCATCATCATGAGTGGGAGGGGGAGGCGTAGGTCTCGGCTCAGTAGTGTCCTCCTTCGGCGTCACAAAAGGGTGCGAAATCTGgaaaaaccactccatgtagtCTGGGGCCACCTGCCCAGGAACTACACAGAGCTCCCCTGTAGGCGCCACATGATCTAAAAAGTGTACCCACCGGTCATCTATATCAGTACCTGTTAACGAATCACGAACCGGTGACGGAGGAACGGTCTGAATGTACCCCATCTGTCGAACCACCCACTCTGGTCGAATGTAGACGATGATCGGACCCCATCTTACTTGCCCCGTGTACGAGGATATCAAGTCATAGCCCCGAACTCCCCGATGCTCATCATATGGCATCCAACAGACGTCGGTCACTGTCAGGGCATCAATACATGCTCTGTAAGGGGCTCCCTTAATCCCGGTCATCTAGGCCTTACCCGTAAGGCACCTACAGGCACGTGGGCTAGCCTCAGCATAACCATCGTCAACAACACACCTGTGGACTGATGGAAAGTGCTCGTAAATCCAGCACTACAAACACAAAGTCAACATCAGCAAACAAACATGGAttgaattttactttaatttaaattacaagcAGCGATACTCACCTGAAGTAGTGAAATGTAACCAGCCATCTGCCGTGTAGGGGCCTGCGACGCCTCGTTAAGTTGATCGTACAAGTGGACCAAAGCGGCCGCTCCCCAAGAGAATGCCCCTGCCAGGCCCAGGTCTCTGAATTCCTGCAGGTGCACAACATGGACatgggttgcactcttgttagcgaaAAGAGTGCAACCAACCAAATGAAGTAGGTACGTCCGAGCTGCAGCACCCCACTGCCTGGCCCGGCACCTACTCTGGTACATGTCCCGAAGCCAGGACAACCGAACATGAGGCCCACCTGCCTGACGTGTCTTAGCTGTAGCCTCGTCTGTGGTGACCTCAAGTAGCTTCGTCAACAGGGCGATTGCGACAGATGTAACCAGCGGCTCAAATGAATGCAGCGCGCCAGTAATCGGAATGTGCAGCAGTGACAAAACGTCGTCTAGAGTGATCGTCACCTCCCCTACTGGGAGGTGGAAGCTGCTTGTCTCCCTATGCCACCTCTCAACAAAGGCGGATATGAGTCCAGGATCAGTGGTGATCACAAAACACCTGATCAATGGATCCAATCCGGTGGCCGCAATCATACCTTCGATCTCAGCAGCCGGTCTCCCAAATTTATCTACTTTCCTACCATGGGAGACCAACTTGAGATCGGGTCGCTCCTAAATTGAATAATAGTTTATAAATTTgtgtatttcaaaataaaagaaactactTTCTAATTACTGGAATAAAATAAGTACGTACCTGTCCACTTCATATGCTATGTGCCACATGATCAGCAAATCCTATCAAAATAGATGGATCGCGTGGCCCACCGGGGAACCCCTCATCATCATCAACTATCCCATCACTAGCCAATCGATCTATCTCAGCACCATCGGCAGCTCCTGTCCTCTCTGGGCTACCATCAGACGCATGAGGCACATCCTTAGCCAACTGAGGAACATCCTCGACTCTCTGGGTAACCCGTTGCCTACGTGCTGAGGCAGTGGGCCTACGACGCCGAGGAACATCCTCAGGCACATCCTGACTAAGGTCTCTGCCTCTACCTGTGCCTACCACACGACGtaaacctcgtgttctaaccatgatctgaaATCATGAAGAACATTTACTTTTATTCGTCAAATTAAACACTCAAATAATTTGTGTAACAAAGCTTTGGAATCTTAACTAATCCACATAATTTATCCAAATCCACAGATTATATATTTAGTTCAAcataatttatccaaataattgacatacaaatgcatatataacaaatgcatatataaatcacaccaaatataattcaattgatTAGTAGAACTCAAATCCTGTCATTGTGATTCTCTCAAGACACAATTCTAGTTATTAAACCACaaggtttatttttctttcctttatacATTTCTATTAGAATCAATTATTGTGGTATAAATTCCTTTAATTGATCTCTAAGTTCAAGTTAAATCAAAGAAATTATATGAACTGTCTAACTTAACATCAACAATGAAACAAGAAGCACATGTCAATGATGTCATGTgatcaaatgaaaatgaatggAAAAGGGTTGATGCAAAAGCTTAATATCATCACACAAACTTCATTAACTAAGCAATTTCTCACAGTGCAAATGGTTCTGACAAGCCTTGAACAGTGGTAACCCTGTGTCTCTTGAATAGCAGAGCCACTGCTATTCAAGTAGGCATGATGACGGGGTTTTTCCATCCCCACCCTGAAACTCAAATTACTTAGGGGTGGATTTTTTGAATTAGATTCATGTGGAGTCAAACACTTTGATTGATTGTGAATTgagaatttataaaaatagagagtatggtaaaatattcaaaaagggCACAAGGCTTGGGGATCCATGTGGGTGCTTGGATTTGTAATCACCAACTGCACATGAATCTTAGTTACAATGAAAGTGAACTATTACAATTTTCTAGTTCATATGGTAAGGTATGGAGAAAAGAGTAAGCACCCGAACAAAGCATTTGTTCTTACTAGGAAGGACTAGATACATAGCTCACATTTGTCATTTAATTTGTCCTAGTTATCTATTATTCTTTCAATAAGAGCTTTTCATCCTTGTCAAGGAAGGGATTTAATGGTCAGAAATAGACAGCTAGGCTTTATCAGCAAATAAGGATATTTGGTTTGTATTGAGTATTAGTAATACTAATTACCCATAATTCCTGCCAATTTCTagccttatttttattttttaaattttaattaagctaATTATGTCAAGGTATATGCTTTGTAAAGAAATTCCTACTAAACTTTTTCATACCATTTAGAGTGCATTTGGTTTGGAATGGCTTGGATTTGTAACTAATACAAATGTGGGTGCTTGGATTTGTAATCACCAAGTGCATCATTTTGTATTCAAAATTCTCAACACATCATTTTGTATTCAAAATTCTCAATACATCAAATTAGAGGAATCAAGGTGCTCCATCATTTCGTGTTCAATTTGTTAACTAGCTATTTATGTTGTATTTTACAATATTATCTTCTACTAACACATGATGCTACTAGCTAGACTCGTCTCATGCTCGATCTCTGTCCCGTAACAGGCATAGCACaacatttcttttaaattgtaGCTGAGGTTCCTCACCATAGTGTCATATTTCCTGTGAAAAGGAATTGGATAACCAATTTAATTTTGCTCTTTCATGTTGTGTTCCACATAACAATTCAATTTATGCAGTGTATACAGTTATTTACACATCCTAACCAAATGACAACAAATAACAATTCAATTTAGACATCCTAATAGCaactaaaaaacacaaaattagggAGTTTGTGTAACTTAAATACCATATACACTTTGTAAcacctaataaataaataaaactaactaataatatcaataaattgTTGGTTCAGAcataattttcaagaaaaaaaaccaatatACAGCGAAATGTATCCTGTTGGTTCAGAcataa contains:
- the LOC106799693 gene encoding protein MAIN-LIKE 2-like; the encoded protein is MEPAEEGVLPRAPVEEGVLPWVPAEERVGMEKPRHHAYLNSSGSAIQETQGYHCSRLVRTICTIMVRTRGLRRVVGTGRGRDLSQDVPEDVPRRRRPTASARRQRVTQRVEDVPQLAKDVPHASDGSPERTGAADGAEIDRLASDGIVDDDEGFPGGPRDPSILIGFADHVERPDLKLVSHGRKVDKFGRPAAEIEGMIAATGLDPLIRCFVITTDPGLISAFVERWHRETSSFHLPVGEVTITLDDVLSLLHIPITGALHSFEPLVTSVAIALLTKLLEVTTDEATAKTRQAGGPHVRLSWLRDMYQSRCRARQWGAAARTYLLHLVGCTLFANKSATHVHVVHLQEFRDLGLAGAFSWGAAALVHLYDQLNEASQAPTRQMAGYISLLQCWIYEHFPSVHRCVVDDGYAEASPRACRCLTGKA